A region from the Serinus canaria isolate serCan28SL12 chromosome 10, serCan2020, whole genome shotgun sequence genome encodes:
- the SIN3A gene encoding paired amphipathic helix protein Sin3a isoform X2: protein MKRRLDEQESPVYASQQRRITSSTEAFPHQHRVLAPAPPVYEAVSETMQSATGIQYSVTPSYQVSAVPQSSGSHGPAIAAVHSGHHHPAPVQPHGSQVVQSHTHPTPPAVPVQGQQQFQRLKVEDALSYLDQVKLQFGSQPQVYNDFLDIMKEFKSQSIDTPGVISRVSQLFKGHPDLIMGFNTFLPPGYKIEVQTNDMVNVTTPGQVHQIPTHGLQPQPQPQPPHPSQPSAQSTPTPAQPAPQPTPAKISKPSQLQAHTPASQQTPPIPPYASPRSPPVQPHTPVTISLGTTPSLQNNQPVEFNHAINYVNKIKNRFQGQPDIYKAFLEILHTYQKEQRNAKEAGGNYTPALTEQEVYAQVARLFKNQEDLLSEFGQFLPDANSSVLLSKTTAEKVESVRNDHGGTVKKPQLNNKQQRPNQNGCQIRRHSGTGATPPVKKKPKLLGLKDQSLAEASKHGVGTESLFFEKVRKALRSTEAYENFLRCLVIFNQEVISRAELVQLVSPFLGKFPELFTWFKNFLGYKESVHMETYPKERATEGIAMEIDYASCKRLGSSYRALPKSYQQPKCTGRTPLCKEVLNDTWVSFPSWSEDSTFVSSKKTQYEEHIYRCEDERFELDVVLETNLATIRVLEAIQKKLSRLSAEEQAKFRLDNTLGGTSEVIHRKALQRIYADKAADIIDGLRKNPSVAVPIVLKRLKMKEEEWREAQRGFNKVWREQNEKYYLKSLDHQGINFKQNDTKVLRSKSLLNEIESIYDERQEQASEDNAGVPTGPHLSLAYEDKQILEDAASLIIHHVKRQTGIQKEDKYKIKQIMYHFIPDLLFAQRGELSDVEEEEEEEMDVDEATGAAKKHNGVGGSPPKTKLMFNNTTAQKLRGMDEVYNLFYVNSNWYIFMRLHQILCLRLLRICTQAERQIEEETREREWEREVLGIKRDKSDSPAIQLRLKEPMDIDVEDYYPAFLDMVRNLLDGNMDSSQYEDSLREMFTIHAYIAFTMDKLIQSIVRQLQHIVSDEICVQVTDLYLSENSNGATGGLLASQSSRTLLEAAYQRKAEQLMSEENCFKLMFIQSRGQVQLTIELLDTEEENSDDPVEAERWSDYVERYVNSDSTSPELREHLAQKPVFLPRNLRRIRKCQRGREQQEKEGKEGNSKKSMENIESLDKVECKFKLNSYKMVYVIKSEDYMYRRTALLRAQQSHERVSKRLHQRFQAWVDKWTKEHVPREMAAETNKWLMGEGLEGLVPCTTTCDTETLHFVSINKYRVKYGTIFKTP, encoded by the exons ATGAAGCGGCGATTGGATGAGCAGGAGTCTCCCGTGTATGCGTCGCAGCAGAGACGTATCACCAGCAGCACCGAGGCTTTCCCGCACCAGCACCGCGTGCtcgccccggccccgccggtCTATGAGGCGGTGTCCGAGACCATGCAGTCGGCCACGGGCATCCAGTACTCTGTAACTCCCAGCTACCAG GTGTCGGCCGTGCCGCAGAGCTCGGGCAGCCACGGGCCGGCCATCGCCGCCGTGCACAGCGGCCACCACCACCCCGCGCCCGTGCAGCCCCACGGCAGCCAGGTGGTGCAGAGccacacacaccccacacccccagccgtgcctgtgcagggccagcagcagttCCAGAGGCTCAAG GTGGAGGATGCATTGTCTTACCTTGACCAGGTGAAGCTACAGTTTGGTAGTCAGCCACAGGTCTACAATGACTTCTTGGATATTATGAAGGAATTTAAATCTCAAAG CATCGACACTCCGGGCGTCATCAGCCGCGTGTCGCAGCTCTTCAAGGGCCACCCAGACCTGATCATGGGCTTCAACACCTTCCTGCCACCTGGCTACAAGATCGAGGTGCAGACCAATGACATGGTGAACGTGACCACGCCGGGGCAGGTTCACCAGATCCCCACGCacgggctgcagccccagccccagccgcAGCCGCCGCATCCGTCGCAGCCTTCGGCGCAGTCGACCCCGACACCAGCACAGCCGGCACCACAGCCCACACCTGCCAAAATCAGCAAG CCATCGCAGTTGCAGGCTCACActcctgccagccagcagaCGCCCCCGATCCCGCCGTACGCGTCGCCGCGCTCGCCGCCGGTGCAGCCGCACACGCCCGTGACAATCTCTCTGGGCACCACACCATCCCTGCAGAACAATCAGCCCGTGGAGTTCAACCACGCCATCAACTATGTCAACAAGATCAAAAACCGcttccagggacagccagacaTCTACAAAGCCTTCCTGGAGATTCTCCACACGTATCAG AAAGAGCAGCGTAATGCcaaggaggcaggagggaacTACACTCCAGCCCTGACAGAGCAGGAGGTCTATGCCCAGGTGGCTCGCCTCTTCAAGAACCAGGAGGATCTGCTCTCGGAATTTGGGCAGTTCCTGCCTGATGCCAACAGCTCTGTG CTGTTGAGCAAGACAACTGCAGAGAAAGTGGAATCAGTCAGGAATGACCACGGGGGCACAGTGAAGAAGCCACAGCTCAACAACAAGCAGCAGAGACCCAACCAGAATGGCTGCCAGATCCGACGGCACTCGGGTACCGGAGCCACCCCTCCGGTGAAG AAGAAACCAAAGCTGCTTGGTTTGAAAGACCAGTCTTTGGCAGAAGCCAGCAAACATGGTGTGGGGACAGAATCTCTCTTCTTCGAGAAG GTCCGCAAAGCTCTGCGTAGCACCGAGGCGTACGAGAACTTCCTGCGCTGCCTGGTGATCTTCAACCAGGAGGTGatctccagggctgagctcgTGCAGCTGGTCTCCCCATTCCTGGG gaaattcCCAGAACTGTTCACTTGGTTTAAAAACTTTCTGGGATATAAGGAGTCTGTTCACATGGAGACGTATCCCAAGGAACGGGCTACTGAGGGGATTGCCATGGAGATTGACTATGCCTCCTGCAAGAGACTGGGCTCCAGCTACAGAGCCTTGCCCAAGAGCTATCAGCAGCCCAAGTGCACGGGGAGGACTCCACTGTGTAAAGAG GTTTTGAATGACACCTGGGTCTCCTTCCCATCCTGGTCTGAAGATTCCACATTTGTGAGCTCCAAGAAGACCCAGTATGAAGAGCACATCTACAGGTGTGAGGACGAGCGTTTTGAG CTGGATGTTGTCTTGGAGACCAACCTGGCAACCATCCGCGTTCTCGAGGCAATCCAGAAGAAGCTGTCACGCTTGTCTGCGGAGGAGCAGGCCAAATTCCGGCTGGATAACACCCTGGGGGGCACCTCGGAGGTGATCCACCGCAAGGCTCTCCAGAGGATATACGCTGACAAAGCAGCTGACATCATCGATGGGCTTCGCAAGAACccctctgtggctgtgcccaTCGTGCTGAAAAG GTTAAAGATGAAAGAGGAAGAGTGGCGAGAAGCCCAGAGAGGATTTAATAAAGTCTGGCGAGAGCAGAATGAGAAGTATTACCTGAAATCCTTGGACCACCAGGGCATCAACTTCAAGCAGAATGATACCAAGGTCCTAAGGTCAAAGAGTCTCCTCAATGAAATAGAAAGCATCTATGATGAG AGGCAAGAACAAGCTTCAGAAGATAATGCTGGAGTCCCCACAGGCCCACACCTCTCGCTAGCCTATGAAGACAAGCAGATCCTGGAAGATGCTGCCTCTCTCATCATCCACCACGTGAAGCGGCAGACAGGAATCCAGAAAGAGGACAAGTACAAAATCAAGCAGATCATGTATCACTTCATTCCAGACCTGCTGTTTGCTCAGCGAGGCGAACTCTCGGatgtggaggaggaagaagaagaggagatgGATGTGGACGAAGCCACTGGGGCTGCAAAAAAGCACAACGGTGTTGGGGGTAGCCCTCCCAAAACCAAGCTGATGTTCAACAACACGACAGCCCAGAAGCTGCGGGGCATGGATGAGGTCTACAACCTCTTCTACGTGAACAGCAACTGGTACATCTTCATGAGGCTGCACCAGATCCTGTGCTTGCGGCTGCTGCGGATCTGCACCCAGGCCGAGCGGCAGATCGAGGAGGAGACGCGGGAACGGGAGTGGGAGAGGGAAGTGCTGGGCATAAAGCGAGACAAGAGTGACAGTCCTGCCATCCAGCTGCGACTGAAGGAGCCCA tggaCATCGATGTTGAGGATTATTACCCGGCCTTCCTGGACATGGTGCGCAACCTGCTGGACGGGAACATGGACTCGTCGCAGTACGAGGACTCTCTGCGCGAGATGTTCACCATCCACGCCTACATCGCCTTCACCATGGACAAGCTGATCCAGAGCATCGTCAGACAG ctgcagcacatcGTGAGTGATGAGATCTGTGTGCAGGTGACAGACCTGTACCTGTCAGAGAACAGCAACGGGGCCACCGGAGGGCTCCTGGCCTCCCAGTCCTCCCGCACGCTCCTGGAGGCCGCCTACCAGCGCAAAGCCGAGCAGCTCATGTCCGAGGAGAACTGCTTCAAG CTGATGTTCATTCAGAGCAGAGGTCAAGTTCAGTTAACCATTGAGCTGCTGgacacagaagaggaaaactCAGATGACCCTGTGGAAGCAGAG CGCTGGTCCGACTACGTGGAGCGGTACGTCAACTCTGACTCTACCTCCCCCGAGCTCCGCGAGCACTTGGCCCAGAAACCCGTCTTCCTGCCCAG GAATCTGAGGCGGATCCGCAAGTGTCAGCGTGGtcgggagcagcaggagaaggaagggaaggagggaaacaGTAAGAAGTCCATGGAGAACATAGAGAGCCTGGACAAGGTGGAGTGTAAATTCAAGCTGAACTCCTATAAGATGGTGTACGTGATCAAATCAGAGGATTACATGTACAGGAGGACCGCGCTGCTGCGAGCTCAGCAG TCCCACGAAAGGGTGAGCAAGCGGCTGCACCAGCGCTTCCAGGCCTGGGTGGACAAATGGACCAAGGAGCACGTGCCCCGCGAAATGGCAGCCGAGACAAACAAGTGGCTCATGGGTGAAGGCTTGGAGGGCTTGGTGCCCTGCACCACCACCTGTGACACTGAGACCCTGCACTTTGTCAGCATCAACAAGTACCGCGTCAAATACGGCACGATATTCAAGACACCCTAG
- the SIN3A gene encoding paired amphipathic helix protein Sin3a isoform X1 produces the protein MKRRLDEQESPVYASQQRRITSSTEAFPHQHRVLAPAPPVYEAVSETMQSATGIQYSVTPSYQVSAVPQSSGSHGPAIAAVHSGHHHPAPVQPHGSQVVQSHTHPTPPAVPVQGQQQFQRLKVEDALSYLDQVKLQFGSQPQVYNDFLDIMKEFKSQSIDTPGVISRVSQLFKGHPDLIMGFNTFLPPGYKIEVQTNDMVNVTTPGQVHQIPTHGLQPQPQPQPPHPSQPSAQSTPTPAQPAPQPTPAKISKSLCSPQPSQLQAHTPASQQTPPIPPYASPRSPPVQPHTPVTISLGTTPSLQNNQPVEFNHAINYVNKIKNRFQGQPDIYKAFLEILHTYQKEQRNAKEAGGNYTPALTEQEVYAQVARLFKNQEDLLSEFGQFLPDANSSVLLSKTTAEKVESVRNDHGGTVKKPQLNNKQQRPNQNGCQIRRHSGTGATPPVKKKPKLLGLKDQSLAEASKHGVGTESLFFEKVRKALRSTEAYENFLRCLVIFNQEVISRAELVQLVSPFLGKFPELFTWFKNFLGYKESVHMETYPKERATEGIAMEIDYASCKRLGSSYRALPKSYQQPKCTGRTPLCKEVLNDTWVSFPSWSEDSTFVSSKKTQYEEHIYRCEDERFELDVVLETNLATIRVLEAIQKKLSRLSAEEQAKFRLDNTLGGTSEVIHRKALQRIYADKAADIIDGLRKNPSVAVPIVLKRLKMKEEEWREAQRGFNKVWREQNEKYYLKSLDHQGINFKQNDTKVLRSKSLLNEIESIYDERQEQASEDNAGVPTGPHLSLAYEDKQILEDAASLIIHHVKRQTGIQKEDKYKIKQIMYHFIPDLLFAQRGELSDVEEEEEEEMDVDEATGAAKKHNGVGGSPPKTKLMFNNTTAQKLRGMDEVYNLFYVNSNWYIFMRLHQILCLRLLRICTQAERQIEEETREREWEREVLGIKRDKSDSPAIQLRLKEPMDIDVEDYYPAFLDMVRNLLDGNMDSSQYEDSLREMFTIHAYIAFTMDKLIQSIVRQLQHIVSDEICVQVTDLYLSENSNGATGGLLASQSSRTLLEAAYQRKAEQLMSEENCFKLMFIQSRGQVQLTIELLDTEEENSDDPVEAERWSDYVERYVNSDSTSPELREHLAQKPVFLPRNLRRIRKCQRGREQQEKEGKEGNSKKSMENIESLDKVECKFKLNSYKMVYVIKSEDYMYRRTALLRAQQSHERVSKRLHQRFQAWVDKWTKEHVPREMAAETNKWLMGEGLEGLVPCTTTCDTETLHFVSINKYRVKYGTIFKTP, from the exons ATGAAGCGGCGATTGGATGAGCAGGAGTCTCCCGTGTATGCGTCGCAGCAGAGACGTATCACCAGCAGCACCGAGGCTTTCCCGCACCAGCACCGCGTGCtcgccccggccccgccggtCTATGAGGCGGTGTCCGAGACCATGCAGTCGGCCACGGGCATCCAGTACTCTGTAACTCCCAGCTACCAG GTGTCGGCCGTGCCGCAGAGCTCGGGCAGCCACGGGCCGGCCATCGCCGCCGTGCACAGCGGCCACCACCACCCCGCGCCCGTGCAGCCCCACGGCAGCCAGGTGGTGCAGAGccacacacaccccacacccccagccgtgcctgtgcagggccagcagcagttCCAGAGGCTCAAG GTGGAGGATGCATTGTCTTACCTTGACCAGGTGAAGCTACAGTTTGGTAGTCAGCCACAGGTCTACAATGACTTCTTGGATATTATGAAGGAATTTAAATCTCAAAG CATCGACACTCCGGGCGTCATCAGCCGCGTGTCGCAGCTCTTCAAGGGCCACCCAGACCTGATCATGGGCTTCAACACCTTCCTGCCACCTGGCTACAAGATCGAGGTGCAGACCAATGACATGGTGAACGTGACCACGCCGGGGCAGGTTCACCAGATCCCCACGCacgggctgcagccccagccccagccgcAGCCGCCGCATCCGTCGCAGCCTTCGGCGCAGTCGACCCCGACACCAGCACAGCCGGCACCACAGCCCACACCTGCCAAAATCAGCAAG AGCCTGTGTTCTCCTCAGCCATCGCAGTTGCAGGCTCACActcctgccagccagcagaCGCCCCCGATCCCGCCGTACGCGTCGCCGCGCTCGCCGCCGGTGCAGCCGCACACGCCCGTGACAATCTCTCTGGGCACCACACCATCCCTGCAGAACAATCAGCCCGTGGAGTTCAACCACGCCATCAACTATGTCAACAAGATCAAAAACCGcttccagggacagccagacaTCTACAAAGCCTTCCTGGAGATTCTCCACACGTATCAG AAAGAGCAGCGTAATGCcaaggaggcaggagggaacTACACTCCAGCCCTGACAGAGCAGGAGGTCTATGCCCAGGTGGCTCGCCTCTTCAAGAACCAGGAGGATCTGCTCTCGGAATTTGGGCAGTTCCTGCCTGATGCCAACAGCTCTGTG CTGTTGAGCAAGACAACTGCAGAGAAAGTGGAATCAGTCAGGAATGACCACGGGGGCACAGTGAAGAAGCCACAGCTCAACAACAAGCAGCAGAGACCCAACCAGAATGGCTGCCAGATCCGACGGCACTCGGGTACCGGAGCCACCCCTCCGGTGAAG AAGAAACCAAAGCTGCTTGGTTTGAAAGACCAGTCTTTGGCAGAAGCCAGCAAACATGGTGTGGGGACAGAATCTCTCTTCTTCGAGAAG GTCCGCAAAGCTCTGCGTAGCACCGAGGCGTACGAGAACTTCCTGCGCTGCCTGGTGATCTTCAACCAGGAGGTGatctccagggctgagctcgTGCAGCTGGTCTCCCCATTCCTGGG gaaattcCCAGAACTGTTCACTTGGTTTAAAAACTTTCTGGGATATAAGGAGTCTGTTCACATGGAGACGTATCCCAAGGAACGGGCTACTGAGGGGATTGCCATGGAGATTGACTATGCCTCCTGCAAGAGACTGGGCTCCAGCTACAGAGCCTTGCCCAAGAGCTATCAGCAGCCCAAGTGCACGGGGAGGACTCCACTGTGTAAAGAG GTTTTGAATGACACCTGGGTCTCCTTCCCATCCTGGTCTGAAGATTCCACATTTGTGAGCTCCAAGAAGACCCAGTATGAAGAGCACATCTACAGGTGTGAGGACGAGCGTTTTGAG CTGGATGTTGTCTTGGAGACCAACCTGGCAACCATCCGCGTTCTCGAGGCAATCCAGAAGAAGCTGTCACGCTTGTCTGCGGAGGAGCAGGCCAAATTCCGGCTGGATAACACCCTGGGGGGCACCTCGGAGGTGATCCACCGCAAGGCTCTCCAGAGGATATACGCTGACAAAGCAGCTGACATCATCGATGGGCTTCGCAAGAACccctctgtggctgtgcccaTCGTGCTGAAAAG GTTAAAGATGAAAGAGGAAGAGTGGCGAGAAGCCCAGAGAGGATTTAATAAAGTCTGGCGAGAGCAGAATGAGAAGTATTACCTGAAATCCTTGGACCACCAGGGCATCAACTTCAAGCAGAATGATACCAAGGTCCTAAGGTCAAAGAGTCTCCTCAATGAAATAGAAAGCATCTATGATGAG AGGCAAGAACAAGCTTCAGAAGATAATGCTGGAGTCCCCACAGGCCCACACCTCTCGCTAGCCTATGAAGACAAGCAGATCCTGGAAGATGCTGCCTCTCTCATCATCCACCACGTGAAGCGGCAGACAGGAATCCAGAAAGAGGACAAGTACAAAATCAAGCAGATCATGTATCACTTCATTCCAGACCTGCTGTTTGCTCAGCGAGGCGAACTCTCGGatgtggaggaggaagaagaagaggagatgGATGTGGACGAAGCCACTGGGGCTGCAAAAAAGCACAACGGTGTTGGGGGTAGCCCTCCCAAAACCAAGCTGATGTTCAACAACACGACAGCCCAGAAGCTGCGGGGCATGGATGAGGTCTACAACCTCTTCTACGTGAACAGCAACTGGTACATCTTCATGAGGCTGCACCAGATCCTGTGCTTGCGGCTGCTGCGGATCTGCACCCAGGCCGAGCGGCAGATCGAGGAGGAGACGCGGGAACGGGAGTGGGAGAGGGAAGTGCTGGGCATAAAGCGAGACAAGAGTGACAGTCCTGCCATCCAGCTGCGACTGAAGGAGCCCA tggaCATCGATGTTGAGGATTATTACCCGGCCTTCCTGGACATGGTGCGCAACCTGCTGGACGGGAACATGGACTCGTCGCAGTACGAGGACTCTCTGCGCGAGATGTTCACCATCCACGCCTACATCGCCTTCACCATGGACAAGCTGATCCAGAGCATCGTCAGACAG ctgcagcacatcGTGAGTGATGAGATCTGTGTGCAGGTGACAGACCTGTACCTGTCAGAGAACAGCAACGGGGCCACCGGAGGGCTCCTGGCCTCCCAGTCCTCCCGCACGCTCCTGGAGGCCGCCTACCAGCGCAAAGCCGAGCAGCTCATGTCCGAGGAGAACTGCTTCAAG CTGATGTTCATTCAGAGCAGAGGTCAAGTTCAGTTAACCATTGAGCTGCTGgacacagaagaggaaaactCAGATGACCCTGTGGAAGCAGAG CGCTGGTCCGACTACGTGGAGCGGTACGTCAACTCTGACTCTACCTCCCCCGAGCTCCGCGAGCACTTGGCCCAGAAACCCGTCTTCCTGCCCAG GAATCTGAGGCGGATCCGCAAGTGTCAGCGTGGtcgggagcagcaggagaaggaagggaaggagggaaacaGTAAGAAGTCCATGGAGAACATAGAGAGCCTGGACAAGGTGGAGTGTAAATTCAAGCTGAACTCCTATAAGATGGTGTACGTGATCAAATCAGAGGATTACATGTACAGGAGGACCGCGCTGCTGCGAGCTCAGCAG TCCCACGAAAGGGTGAGCAAGCGGCTGCACCAGCGCTTCCAGGCCTGGGTGGACAAATGGACCAAGGAGCACGTGCCCCGCGAAATGGCAGCCGAGACAAACAAGTGGCTCATGGGTGAAGGCTTGGAGGGCTTGGTGCCCTGCACCACCACCTGTGACACTGAGACCCTGCACTTTGTCAGCATCAACAAGTACCGCGTCAAATACGGCACGATATTCAAGACACCCTAG